In Planctomycetota bacterium, the sequence CGAAGCTTACGTGGCCGACGTGCGGGCCAAGATCGCACGCTGCTTCGGTCCACAGCCCGAGCGAACGCCGCTCAACCCGCGCATTACTGGCACGCTCGACCGTGACACCTATCGGGTCGAAAAAGTCGTCTTCGAAAGCCGGCCGCAGTTCTTCGTGACGGCCAATTTGTATCTCCCCAAGAACCTGAAGGGGCCCGCGCCGGCGGTCGTCGGCGCCTGCGGCCACTCGGCAAACGGTAAGGTGTTCGAGGCGTACCAGTCCTTCTCGCAAGGGCTCGTGCGCCAGGGCTACGTCGCGCTGATCTTCGACCCGATGGGGCAGGGGGAGCGGCTGCAGTTGCCCGACGAGAACCTGAAGCCGCGCGTGAACGCTGGCACGGGCGAGCACCTGATGGTCGGCAATCAACAATTTCTGGTCGGCGAGTTTTTCGGCGCGTGGCGGGCTTGGGATGGCGTTCGGGCGCTCGATTACTTGCTGACGCGTGAAGAAGTCGATCCGCGCCACGTCGGCGTCACCGGTAGCTCGGGCGGCGGGACCGAAACGGCCTGGCTGTGCGGCGTGGATCAGCGTTGGACCATGGCTGCCCCGAGCAGCTTCATCACTACGTTCCGCCGCAATTTGGAGAACGAGCTTCCCGGCGACACCGAGCAGTTGCCGCCGCGTGTACTGGCCGAGGGGCTAGACCACGCCGACTTCATGGCCGCGATTGCACCGAAGCCAATCGTCATTCTGGCCCAAGAGCAAGACTTCTTCGACGTCCGTGGCTCGATCGAGGCCGTGACGCGTCTCAAGCGATTGTACTCGCTGCTCGGCGCGTCGCCCGATGATGTGTCGCTGTACATCGGCCCAGGCGGCCACGGCTATAGCGCCGACGCTCGCGAGGCGATGTACAAGTGCTTCAATCGAGCCTGCGGCCGCGAAGCAACGGCACCCGAATCGACACTCAAGATCGAAACGGACGCCGACCTGTACTGCACGCCGCGTGGACAGATTGCCGACCTCAAGAACAAGCCCATTACTGCATTCACGCGAGAGAAGGCCGAGCAGTTGGCCCGTGCGCGGAGCACGGTGGCGAGGAGCAAGCTACGCGGCGCGGTGACCGACGTGCTTAAGCTCGACGCGCGGCAGGGCGTGCCCGAGTTTCGTATCCTGCGCCCGCGGCGCGGCGTCGACCATCTGCTCCCCTGGTCGGCGATGTACACCATCGAGACCGAGCCGGGGATCGAAGCGATCGTTTACCGGCTGATGGACAAGCCGTCCTATTCGCGCCCACCGGTCCAGGCGAATCGCGCCATTCTGTACATCGCTGGCGAGAGCAGCGACGCCGAGTTGCGCGGCGAGCCGCTGATTCGCGAGCTGGTCAAAGCCGACAGCGATGCCACGCTCTATACGTGCGACGTGCGCGGCCTGGGTGAGTCGCGTCCCAACACGGTGAACGACACCGCTTACGCCTCGGCCTATGGCAGCGACTACATGTACGCCGGCTATGCCCAGATGTTCGATCGGCCGTACTTGGGGCGGCGGACGCACGACGTGCTGTGCGTGCTCGACTGGCTGCGCACCTTTGGCCACGTCGATGTCCACCTGGTCGGGCGCGGCTACGGCGCGCTGCCGGCGGCATTCGCGGCCTTGCTGCACGGGAACGTCACGCAGGTGACGCTCAAGAACGCGCCGGCGTCATATCAACAGATCGCGTCGGTCGATCTTTACAAGTGGCCGCTGTCGGCATTTCTGCCCAACGTCTTGGCTCATTTCGACCTGCCCGACGTGTACCGCGAGTTGCAGGCCAAGAAGCTGCAACTGCTCGAACCGTGGAATGTGGATTGTCGGCCGGCGTGAAGGCCGAGCGATGAGCGGCTAGCCATTAGCGATGAGACCGGTAGAGCGGAGGGCGCTTTCGCGATCGTCCTACTCTTTTCGCATTCGATCGATGACGACCGCGGCCAGGATGACCGCGCCGAGTACGATTCCTTGCATGTCGCCTTTCACGCCGAGCAGATTCATACCGTTGTTGATGACGGCGATGATCAGCGCGCCGACCAGGGTTTCAAAGATTCGTCCCTGGCCGCCGTTGAGCGACGTGCCACCGACAACGACCGCGGCAATGACGTACAACTCGTACACTTGCCCATAGGTCGGAGCGCCGCTGCGCAATTGCGAAGCCATCACAATCCCGCCCAGTCCGGCCAACGCGCCGCAGACGACATAGACCACCAGCAGCACCCGATCGACCGGCACACCCGACAGCCGGGCCGCTTCTTTGTTGCCGCCAACCGCATAGACGTACCGGCCGAACACGGTGCGGGTCATCAACCAGTGGGCGATGGCGTAGAGCGCGACCATCAACAGCACCGAATTGGGCAACCCCAGCACGTCGCGGTCCAAGCCCAAGGCGCCAAACCGCTCGGGGACGCGATCGATCGATTGGCCGTCGCTGAGCCGCTGGGCCAGGCCGCGGGCAATCAACATCGTGGACAACGTGACAATGAACGGCGGCACTCGGAACCGCGTGATCATCAATCCATTAAACGCCCCCACCGCGGCGCACAGAGCAATAGCAGCCAGCGCACAGACCGTGATCCCCAGATTGGTCACGTCCACTCCGCCACCGTAATCGCGTATCAACAACGTGCAGGTGACTGCCGAAACGGCGATCAGCGCTCCGACCGAAAGGTCGATGCCAGCGGTGATGACCACCATCGTCATACCGATTGACAGAATCGCGATCACCACGATCTGGCTGGTGATGTTCAGCAGGTTGCTCGTCGTCAGGAATCGCGAGCCCGCTTGGGTCGCCGGGCGGATGATCGTGGCCGATTTGAAAGCCGCTTGCTCGTCGGCCAGGCGCTCGAAGATACCCCAGCGATACGTGGCATCGGTCGTGGCCACGAAATCGATCTTTGCTCCGTCGGCCAGGCGATTAGCGATCTCTTGATAAGCCGCCCGCGGCGATGCCGCGATCTGGCCGGCGACTTTCAGGCCGCGCGTCTCCAACTGCTCTGCGATTATAGTCGCCTGAGCGCGTTCGGCGGGCGTGTCACGCACCACGATCAGCACGTTCTGCCGCTCGGCGCTGCTCGCGTCCTTGATCGTCGCGGCAAGCGACTCGGCCGCCGGCGGGCCGGTCAGCGTTTGCTCCTGCCAGGTGACGACGGTCAACACGCCGCACAACAGCAGCAGCACCAGCGTCATCATTGATTCGGCCATCCGCCAGCGCTGCCCGCCCGCCGGCCGGTGAGGTATTGCGTTCATTGCACCGCCAGTTTCATGATCTGTTGTTGCGTGGCTTGCCGCGCGTCGGTGATCTCGCCGGCAATTCGCCCTTCGTGCATCACTAGAATTCGATCGGCCATCCCCAGCACCTCGGGCAACTCGCTGCTGATCATCAAGATGCCTTTCCCCTGCGCGGCCAATTGGTTCATCAACAAGTAGATCTCGTATTTCGCGCCCACATCGATGCCGCGCGTCGGCTCGTCGAACAGTAACACTTCGCTATTGGCTTCCAGCCATTTGGCCAGCACGACTTTCTGCTGGTTGCCCCCCGACAGGTTCTTGGCCAACTGCCGCACGTGGGGAATCTTGATCCGCAGTTGCTCGACATAGCGGTTGAACGCCTGCCGCTCGCCGCCGCGACCAATGACGCCGGCCCGGCTAAAACGGCGCAGGTTCGGCAGGCCGAAGTTCTCGAGCACTGACTGGCCGAGGATCAACCCTTGCTGCTTGCGATCCTCCGTCAACAGGCAGATTCCCGCCGCAATGGCGTCGCGCGGCTGGCGAATGTCGAGCTGCCGGCCATTGAGGCGAATCGTCCCGGCGCTGCGCCGGTCGGCGCCGAAGATCAATCGCGCCGTTTCGGTTCTCCCGGAGCCGACCAGCCCGGTCAGCGCGACCACCTCGCCACGGCGAATGTTGAACGACACATCTCGAATTCGCTCGCCGTCGGAAAGCCCAGCAACTTCCAGCAGCGGCGCGCCGATCGGCACGCTGCGCGTTGGGTATTCGGCGTCGAGCGAGCGGCCGACCATTTCGGCGATCAATTGCTCGCGGCTCACCTCGCCGGTTCGATGGGTCGAGACATTCCGGCCGTCGCGTAAAACGGTCACCCGATCGGCGATTTCGTAAATCTCGTCCAAGCGGTGACTGATGAAGACAATGCCGATTCCCTGGCTGCGCAGCTCGCGCATCAGCGTGAACAACGCCCCGACCTCTTGCGGCGTCAGCGGCGCGGTCGGCTCGTCCATCACCAGCACCCGGGCGTCCAACAGCAACGCCTTAGCAATCTCGACCAACTGTTGCTGGGCGACCGACAAGCGATAACACGGCGTGTCGGGATCGATCAGCGCGCCCAGGCGTGCGAACAATTGCTCGGTCATGTGACGTTCAGCCCGGCGGTCGACCCAACCCAGGCGGGCACGTTCGCGCCCCAGGAACAGGTTCTCGCGCACCGAAAGGTGCGGAATCAGATTGAACTCTTGATAAATGATCGCGATGCCAGCTCGCGCTGACTGGGCCGGGTCGGCAATGTCGACGCGCTGGCCACGGATGCGAATCTCGCCCTGGTCGGGGCGGTGCGCCCCGCCGATCGTCTTGATCAGCGTGCTCTTGCCAGCGCCGTTTTCCCCCAACAGCGCCAGGACTTCCCCCTCGTTGAGGTCGAGACTGACCCCGTCGAGCGCCAACACGCCGGGAAATTCCTTGCGAATGCCGCGCAGTTCGAGCAGCGGTGCGGTGGCCGGCGCGGCGGTGGCGTTCATCGTGTTCACGACTCGATGCGTAACGACATCAATTTTTGGGCAACGTCTGGTCCGCCTTGCCATCGGCCTGGCGATACAAGGCGGTCGGGATCAATTGCTCGCGCGGCAGTTCATCGCCGCGGAAGTAACGGACCACGCTCTCGACGGCCATGGCGCCGATGCGCTCGGGAAACTGGATGGGATCGGCGTAAATCTTGCCATCGCGGATCGCCAACTTGCCATCGGCCTGGCCGTCGAAGCCGATGATTTTGACCTGCCGCGCCTTGTCGGCCTTCTCGACGGCGGCACGGGCCCCCAGGGCCGACGGATCGTTGATGGCAAAGATGCCGGCCAGGTCGGTATGCGCCTGCAAGGTATCTTCGGCAGTACGATAGCCCTTGTCTTTTTGACCGTCGCCGGGCAGCTCGGCCACGATCGCGATCCGCGACTCGGGATGTTTGACATTGTGCCGGTCGATCACCTCGCGGAAGCCCTTCACGCGCAACTGGCACGACTCGGCCTGCTTGAAGTCGAGGATCACCACTTTGCCGCCGGCGGGGCCGAGCGCCTCGATCATGGCGTCGCCGGCTTGCTTGCCGCCGCCATAATTGTCAGTGGCAATGTGCGAGATCACGCGCGAATCCGGCGACAGACAGGCAATATCGGCCGTAAAGACCGGGATGCCCGCCGCCGCCGCTTTCTGCAAGGCTGGCGTGATGCTGCGCGAATCGCAGGGGCACAACACGATAGCCACCACCTGATGCACGATGAAGTCATCGATCTGCCGGGCCTGGTTTTGCACATCAAGCTCGCCGCTCAGCGCGATCACTTCGTAACCTTGCTTGGCGGCCTCGGCGGTGATGGTATCGGCGATCGTTTTGAAGAACGGATTCGTAAGCGTGAGGACCGAGACGCCGATCGTGCCGCGTTTCAAGGGCGTCGCGCTGTCCGACAGCTTGCGCGTGGCGGGCTCGCCGCCGTGCGAACCGCAACCTGTAATGACAACTCCCAGAATTGCGACCAGCGCTGTGGCGACGCAGTCGCAAGAGGCTCGATAACCGGCCCGGCGGCGTAACATGTGCATGATTCGCGGCGATGATGGCAATTGGGGGGACAGCTTGGCGTATCGGCCGGCGCGGCCTGAAATGCTCGTAATTGACGGGGCTTTTCGTGCGGCTTCGCGCTTGCCGCCCCTTGAGCGATCGAATAACGTGAGACGCAGTAAACGCTGGGGGGAAGTTTAAGCCCCGCCAACCTGACAAGCAATCGAGCGCAGGAACCGACGCACGCATGGCTCGCAACTTTCTCAGTCCGCTGACCGGCTCGTTCGCCCAGCCCGCCGCCGAAAACCCGACCGTGGCGATGATCGAAGCGGCCTATCGCCACCACCGGCTCGACTGGCGCTATATCAATTGTGAAGTGCCCCCCGAGAAACTGGCCGACGCCGTGCGCGGCGCCCGGGCCATGAACTGGGCTGGTTTCAATTGCTCGCTGCCGCACAAGGTGGCGGTGATCGCGCTCTTGGACGGGCTGGGAGAGTCGGCGACGATCATGGGGGCGGTCAATTGCGCCGTGCGGCGCGACGGCAAGTACATCGGCGAGAACACCGACGGCAAGGGCTTCCTCGCTTCGCTGAAAGAGACGATCGACCCGGCGGGCAAAACGCTGGTGCTGCTGGGGGCCGGCGGCGCGGCCCGGGCGATCGCGGTCGAGACGGCTTTGGCCGGAGTCAAGCGGATGATCGTCGTCAATCGCTCGGCCGAGCGTGGTCAGCAACTGGTCGATCTGATCAATGCCAAGACGCCGGCCAAAGCCGAGCTGACCCTTTGGCAAGGGGACTATCGCGCGCCCGAGGGAACCGACATCGTCGTGAACGCGACGTCGATCGGGCTGTTTCCCGACCTCGAGGCGCGCGTGCCGCTTGACCTGACGTCGCTAGCGCGTGGCACGGTCGTGGCCGACGTGATTCCCAACCCGCCCCACACGCGCTTGATTCGCGAAGCCCGCGAGCACGGCTGCCGAGTGATCGACGGGCTGGGGATGCTGGTGAATCAAGGAGTGATCAGCATCAAGTATTGGACCGGCATCGACGCCGACCCGGGCGTGATGCGCGGCGAGCTGGAAGAGATCTTCGGCGTCTGATCGCCCGTTGGATACGCACTCGACGGAACCATTGACGAATCGGGAGCCATGCCATGCAACGCCACGCCTGGGGGATCGTCGTATTGGGCCTGGCCGGCTTGCTATTGCCAGAGGTCGCAAGCGCGGCCGAAGAAGCCGAGCACCGCGTGTTGACCAGCACCCGCGATGGCAAGTACGTCGAGGCGTTCGAGTTCACCAACCGCGACACGGCCTACGGCGGCGACAAGCCCTGGTCGATTCGCAAGACAATGCTGCACGGCGGCAAGCAAGCAGGGGTCGAGCTACTCACGATCGACAACGGCGTGCTGAAGATCACGCTGATTCCAACGCGCGGCATGAGCATTCTGGACGTGCGGCGCGGCAATTTGCGGCTGGGCTGGAACTCGCCGGTCAAGGAAGTCGTGCATCCCAAGTTCATCGACCTGGAAAGCCGCGGCGGCCTGGGCTGGCTCGAAGGCTTCAACGAATGGATGGTCCGCTGTGGGCTCGAGTTCGCCGGCCATCCGGGGCGCGACGTGTTCGTCGACAACACCGGCGCAACGTCGGAAATGACGCTGACGCTGCACGGCAAAATTGGCAACATTCCAGCGTCGGAGGTCGAAGTGCTGGTCGATCGCGCGCCGCCGCATCGCCTGCGCGTCCGCGGCACGGTGAACGAACGCTGCTTCTTTGGGCCGAAGCTCGAATTGGTGACGGAAGTGTCGACCGAGCCGGGCTCGGACACCTTTCGCATCGACGACGCGGTCACGAATCATGGCAGCGGTTCGCAGGAGTTCCAGTTGATCTACCATGTGAACTACGGCGCGCCGCTGTTGGAGCGGGGGGCCACGGTGGTCGCCGCCTTGGACCGCGTGGCGCCGATGAATGACAACGCCGCCAAGGCGATCGACGGCTTTGCCACCTATGCCGGGCCGACGCCGGGCTTTGTCGAGCAGGTCTACCTGGCCCATCCACGCGCCGACAGCAACGGGCGCACGATGGCCATGTTGCGCAACGCCGCCGGTGACCAGGCGGCGTCGATGGCGTGGTCGGTCACGGAGCTGCCATACCTGACCATCTGGAAGAACACCGCGGCGGCCGCGGATGGATATGTCACGGGGCTCGAGCCCGCGACTGGGTTCCCATTCAACCGAGGTGTCGAACGCAAGGCGGGCAGGCTGCCCAAGCTGGCCGCCGGTGAAACGCGCCGGTTCAAGATCGACTGTGGCTGGCACGTCGGCAGCGCCGCGGTGCAAGGGGCCGCGCGGCAGATCGCGGCGATTGCCGGCAGTGCCGAGACCGTTGTCGAGCGGACGCCGCCGGCGCTGAAATAACGGCGAATGCTCAGCCGTCGTGGCGACTTATTCGGCCGGTTGATGGGCCGTCGCGCGATGTCCCAAGTGAGGCGGCTCGGGCTTTTCGACTTCGGGCTTGAGGCGGATGTTGACACGGCGCTGATTGATCAGTTCCTCGGCCGCCGCGTGACGCGATTCGACGTTGCCTTGTGGCAACAGACCGCCAATCAGCAACAGCGCGGCCACGAACAACACCGCGAACTTCTCGCGAGCGCCGATGCCCAACCAGACCGACGAGACGTGATGCTTGCCGGTGAAGAGCAGGAAGTACGCCTTGACGACGGCAATGCCGTTCAGGGCCGCGGCAATCACCACCGCCAGTCCGACGTGCGGATAGATCTCGACCGCGCTATCGACCAGCAACTCGGTGCCGACAAAGCCCAGCGTGCCCGGGAAGCCGACGCTGGCCAGCCCGGTGAGCATGAAACAAATCGCCAGCGCGGGCGTGTGTTCGTAAAGTCCTTGGTGCTCGATCAGTTGCAGTCGACCGCGGCGGGCTTCGAGCGCTCGCAGGGTCAGACCGAATCCGCCCAACGACATCCCCAACGATAGCCACAAGCAGAGCGCCCCGGTCAACCCGTGCATGGTGCCCGAGTCGAGTTGCAACGAGACCATTTCCAGCCCCATCAGCACGAAGGCCGAATGGCTGATGAACAGATAGCAGAAGAACCGCCGCCCTTCGCGCTGGACCAGCGCCATGCCGGCAGCGTAAACGGCGGTGACCAATGACAACAACCCGATGCTGCGCAGCACCTGGTCGGGCGCCACCGGCACCATCAACCGCACGGCGGCATACGCGCCGGTGATCGGCGTGACGTAGAGCAGGGCGGTGCCAAACGTGGCCTTCTCGAACAGGTCGGTCATCCAGGAATGGAACGGGAAGATGCCGCAACGGATGAACACGGCCACCAGAATCGGAATCACCACGGCCAGCGAGTGCAGCCGGTGAGGGCCATCGAGTTCAACCACGGCCCAGCCGACGATCAACAGCACCACGAACGACAGCATGTAAATCAAATAGACGCGCGCCGACTGATTGCGGGCTTTCAATTCGAGGTAGGGCGGAATCGCGCCGATGGCCAACAGGGCGATGATCCCCCACGGCTCCCGACAGCCCAGGGTGGCCAGCACCACCGCCTCGGAAAACAAGCTCCAGGCAAAGGAAAAACGGCGAATCTTGGTCCGCAACGTGGTCAACGACATCAACGAATAAAGCAGCGCCGCCAGCGGCAGCAGCGGCGCGCTGAATCGGTCGATGCCGAAAATGGTGCGACCGAACATCATGTGCAACACGCCCGGCCGCCCCGGCTCGACGCCGTCGAGCAACACGGAGTGGAACTCGTGCCACAGGGCGACCGTGAACAGCAGGGTGACACCCGAAAAGACCAGGCACCACTTTCGCGCCAGGTACGAATCCCGCAGGCGCCCCACGTACAGGGCGCCGACGAGCGGCAACAGAATCGCAAGTTCAAGCCAGGGCAATTGGGGCATCGTCGTTCAACAATAAATTTTATTCGGCCAACAATTCGTCAATCGTGCTACTGGGATGTTCCACGTGGATCGGCTCGGTTGGAGTGCCACCCGAGAGGAAGTCCGTCCAGCGCCGCTCCAGCCGGTCGCACCAGGCGAACGCGCTGAGCACCCTGTCGACCACGCCGATATTGAGCCAGACGTCGAGATAGCCACGTTCCAGCGCCAAGCGATAAAACCAGCGGCGAGTCCGCTCGCCGACCAGGCGTTCCCACCAGGAAAGTTTGAGACGCGACGTCTGTCCCAGGCGGCCGCCGATGGCGTTTTCGAGCGTGCGATAATCGTGCAGCAGCGTCGGCGCTCGGATGAATTGCAGCGTCCGCAAGCAGGCGTGGCCGATGATGTGGATCAGCGCCAGGTAGTGCCAGCCGAGGCCGATTTCGGCCACGATGATCCCCACTTGGGTCAGCGAGGCGAACACCAAGGCGCACTTGATATCGGTCTGTACGCGGCCGGTAAAGGAAGCGAACACCGCGGTAATCAAGCCGACCGCCACCACCAGCACGCACAGCAACGGCGATTGCTGAAGAATCGGACTGACGCGCAATAGTAGATACGCGCCCAGATGCACCGACAGCGCGCCATAGAAGACGGCGCTCGACGGAGTGGGGCCTTCCATCGCTCGTGGCAACCAGCCCGAGAACGGCACCAAGGCCGACTTGCCGGCCGCGGCGATCAACACCAGCAGCCCGACCCAGAACGCCTGGGACGGATCGAGCACCGACTGTCCCTCGGGCCAGACTCCGGTGCCGAACAGCCCGTCAAAGTCCCCTTGGGCCGCGGTGTGATGCAACACAACCGAGGCCACCAATAAGGCGGCGTCGGACACGCGGTAAATCGCCCAGACGCGCAGCCCATTGCGAACCGGCAACAGTCGCTCGTGAAAAAACGCCACTAGCAAGGCCGACGACAAGCCGACCAACTCCCAACCGGTGAACAAGGTCTCGATTGTGTTGGCCAGCGTCGTCATCACGCAGCCCAGCAAGAACAGCGCGTAAAAGACGAAGAACCGGCTGAACCCTCGCTCGCGGTGCATGTACCGGTTGGCGAAAGCGCCCACGATGCCACACAGCAAGAAACACATGATCACGAACGGCACCGACAACCGGTCGAAGACGAAGTTCACGTGAAAGTGAAAGTGCGGGATCGACACCCAATCGCCAAAGTCGATCACCACGTGCTCGGTGCCCAACAGCAACATCCCGTCGAGCATCGCCACCGACGCCAACAAGCCAAGCGAAACGGCAATCTGCACACAACGATGAATCGCTCGCTCGGACAGCGACTTGCCAATCAAGGAAGGGAGCCCCAACATCGCCAGCAACGCCATCGGCGCGACAATGACGGCGCGGCCTATCCAGAGGAGTGACGCTTCGGTGAACATGGTGGCTTTCGTGGCCTCTGAACAATGAGTGATGCGTGACTAGCCAGCCGCCTCGGGAGCGATCTGGGCAAAGCCCAGGTGGTCGCGCCAGCCGCGATACCATTCGATCGACGAATTGACCTGCGGCAACTCGGCGGTGTGGGGCTGATATAACTCGTACTCGCCTTGGCGGTAAATCCGCAGTTGATTCGATTCGGGGTCCAGCAGGATCAACTGCACCCAACCGTTGCGAAAAATATTCCCTACGATCGAGTTGCGATCCATGATCTTTTCGATCCGCTCGGGCGTGGTCTCGAGGATGAACAACAGCCGCAGTGGCTCGTGAATCTCGACCCCTTGCCAGGGCAATCCGGAGCGCAGGTCGCTGGCGTGGCCGTCCATCACGCCCAAGAGCGACGTGACGTTGTGCGGCAGCTTGGTTCCCGCGCCCCAGCCGGTCGAGTCGACATAGCTGAAATAATATTGCAGGCTGATGCCCGAGCAGACTGGCGCTAGCGGCGCGAGGATGCGTCCCAGAATCGACGATTCATCGTCGTCCTGCGTCGGATCGTACGAGTGCAGGAACGCGCGACGGTCCATGTAGAGCCCGCGCACTCGCTCGCGCCGGCCGGCAAAGGCGATCGCGACCGACGCATTGCCAAACTCGGGGCGGGTCTGGGCCAGATCCTCGGAGCGGCCTTCCACGTGCCAGTGGGCTTCCTCAGGCGTGAGGTCGAACGAGGCCGAGTCAAACCGCCGGCAGCGCTCGTGGGCGTTGCGCTGACAGACTTCGGCCAGGCTGTCTTGCGCCGCTTCAAACACGCGATGGTGCGTCTTGGGAAGCCGATCCAGGTCATAGAACGTGATCGTGTCGTTGCAGGTGTTGTGCAGCCCCCCCAGGAAGAACGTCCCCTCGGGCACCGCGAGACCACGCTGGGCCAGAATCTTGCGCACACGCGGATCGTTGAACATCAGCGCCAGCGCCCGGGCGTTGGGACCGCCAGCGCTCCCCGAACACGCGCCACAGTGATAGGCCGACTCGTGCGGGTTGTTCAAGCAGTACGAGCCGTGGCCAAAGATCATCACCAGCGGCGCGAAATGATCGATCAAGCCCGTGTCGCGCAGCATGCGCTCGGCGATGTTCGCCATCTCGTCAACCGAGAAGCCGATGCCGTCCCCCGTGGGCCCCGATTCGGCGGCCGTGCGCTCGATAACCAGCCGCGTGACCGGCGGCGGTTCCATCCACTGGCCGGCGGTACGCCGCAAACGGGCCGTCAACCGCGGGAACAACACCCGCGCCAGCAGGGGGACCGACGCCAGCACTCCCAATCCGGCCAGCACGGCGCCGCCGGCGATGCCGCGGCTGCGATTGTGAATATTCAGCGTGGTTTTGCCGACGGCGCGGCGCGCGCGCTCGCGGCGGCGATTCATCTCTTCGAGCGAGTAGACCACTTCCTCGACGACCCAGTGCTTCGGATGCACGACAATCGGGCACAGCGCCTGGTAATTGGCGTCGGACACCCCGCGGTAATAGATCGGCACGCAGTAGAACCCCGCCGCGCCGAACGTCTCGGCGTCGGGCACCGTCTCTTCCAGGTGGCGGCGGAACGATTCCTCGCGGGCGTCGATGCAGAACATCGCCTGAAAGCGCGGCTGCTCCACGCGGCGCGGCGCTCGCGCGCAGTGGACCGAAAAAGCGTCCAAGGCTCGTTCGCGATAAGTGCGCTCGAAGGCCAATTGAAACACCCGGCGGCGTTCCATGCTCCAGAACGCTTCCATCTCGGTGACCAGCGCTTGCCACTGGTTGCGTGACAGATGATGCAGGCGCCGCGGGCTCCAGCCCAGCACCTGGGCCACCTGAAACACGACCAGCGCTCGTTGTTCCAAGCTAGTCACGCG encodes:
- a CDS encoding acetylxylan esterase; protein product: MVHDYYVDQLREFERRNLARLAALQTKADAEAYVADVRAKIARCFGPQPERTPLNPRITGTLDRDTYRVEKVVFESRPQFFVTANLYLPKNLKGPAPAVVGACGHSANGKVFEAYQSFSQGLVRQGYVALIFDPMGQGERLQLPDENLKPRVNAGTGEHLMVGNQQFLVGEFFGAWRAWDGVRALDYLLTREEVDPRHVGVTGSSGGGTETAWLCGVDQRWTMAAPSSFITTFRRNLENELPGDTEQLPPRVLAEGLDHADFMAAIAPKPIVILAQEQDFFDVRGSIEAVTRLKRLYSLLGASPDDVSLYIGPGGHGYSADAREAMYKCFNRACGREATAPESTLKIETDADLYCTPRGQIADLKNKPITAFTREKAEQLARARSTVARSKLRGAVTDVLKLDARQGVPEFRILRPRRGVDHLLPWSAMYTIETEPGIEAIVYRLMDKPSYSRPPVQANRAILYIAGESSDAELRGEPLIRELVKADSDATLYTCDVRGLGESRPNTVNDTAYASAYGSDYMYAGYAQMFDRPYLGRRTHDVLCVLDWLRTFGHVDVHLVGRGYGALPAAFAALLHGNVTQVTLKNAPASYQQIASVDLYKWPLSAFLPNVLAHFDLPDVYRELQAKKLQLLEPWNVDCRPA
- a CDS encoding ABC transporter permease; its protein translation is MAESMMTLVLLLLCGVLTVVTWQEQTLTGPPAAESLAATIKDASSAERQNVLIVVRDTPAERAQATIIAEQLETRGLKVAGQIAASPRAAYQEIANRLADGAKIDFVATTDATYRWGIFERLADEQAAFKSATIIRPATQAGSRFLTTSNLLNITSQIVVIAILSIGMTMVVITAGIDLSVGALIAVSAVTCTLLIRDYGGGVDVTNLGITVCALAAIALCAAVGAFNGLMITRFRVPPFIVTLSTMLIARGLAQRLSDGQSIDRVPERFGALGLDRDVLGLPNSVLLMVALYAIAHWLMTRTVFGRYVYAVGGNKEAARLSGVPVDRVLLVVYVVCGALAGLGGIVMASQLRSGAPTYGQVYELYVIAAVVVGGTSLNGGQGRIFETLVGALIIAVINNGMNLLGVKGDMQGIVLGAVILAAVVIDRMRKE
- a CDS encoding sugar ABC transporter ATP-binding protein — encoded protein: MNATAAPATAPLLELRGIRKEFPGVLALDGVSLDLNEGEVLALLGENGAGKSTLIKTIGGAHRPDQGEIRIRGQRVDIADPAQSARAGIAIIYQEFNLIPHLSVRENLFLGRERARLGWVDRRAERHMTEQLFARLGALIDPDTPCYRLSVAQQQLVEIAKALLLDARVLVMDEPTAPLTPQEVGALFTLMRELRSQGIGIVFISHRLDEIYEIADRVTVLRDGRNVSTHRTGEVSREQLIAEMVGRSLDAEYPTRSVPIGAPLLEVAGLSDGERIRDVSFNIRRGEVVALTGLVGSGRTETARLIFGADRRSAGTIRLNGRQLDIRQPRDAIAAGICLLTEDRKQQGLILGQSVLENFGLPNLRRFSRAGVIGRGGERQAFNRYVEQLRIKIPHVRQLAKNLSGGNQQKVVLAKWLEANSEVLLFDEPTRGIDVGAKYEIYLLMNQLAAQGKGILMISSELPEVLGMADRILVMHEGRIAGEITDARQATQQQIMKLAVQ
- a CDS encoding substrate-binding domain-containing protein; the protein is MLRRRAGYRASCDCVATALVAILGVVITGCGSHGGEPATRKLSDSATPLKRGTIGVSVLTLTNPFFKTIADTITAEAAKQGYEVIALSGELDVQNQARQIDDFIVHQVVAIVLCPCDSRSITPALQKAAAAGIPVFTADIACLSPDSRVISHIATDNYGGGKQAGDAMIEALGPAGGKVVILDFKQAESCQLRVKGFREVIDRHNVKHPESRIAIVAELPGDGQKDKGYRTAEDTLQAHTDLAGIFAINDPSALGARAAVEKADKARQVKIIGFDGQADGKLAIRDGKIYADPIQFPERIGAMAVESVVRYFRGDELPREQLIPTALYRQADGKADQTLPKN
- the aroE gene encoding shikimate dehydrogenase, whose product is MARNFLSPLTGSFAQPAAENPTVAMIEAAYRHHRLDWRYINCEVPPEKLADAVRGARAMNWAGFNCSLPHKVAVIALLDGLGESATIMGAVNCAVRRDGKYIGENTDGKGFLASLKETIDPAGKTLVLLGAGGAARAIAVETALAGVKRMIVVNRSAERGQQLVDLINAKTPAKAELTLWQGDYRAPEGTDIVVNATSIGLFPDLEARVPLDLTSLARGTVVADVIPNPPHTRLIREAREHGCRVIDGLGMLVNQGVISIKYWTGIDADPGVMRGELEEIFGV
- a CDS encoding aldose 1-epimerase family protein, producing MQRHAWGIVVLGLAGLLLPEVASAAEEAEHRVLTSTRDGKYVEAFEFTNRDTAYGGDKPWSIRKTMLHGGKQAGVELLTIDNGVLKITLIPTRGMSILDVRRGNLRLGWNSPVKEVVHPKFIDLESRGGLGWLEGFNEWMVRCGLEFAGHPGRDVFVDNTGATSEMTLTLHGKIGNIPASEVEVLVDRAPPHRLRVRGTVNERCFFGPKLELVTEVSTEPGSDTFRIDDAVTNHGSGSQEFQLIYHVNYGAPLLERGATVVAALDRVAPMNDNAAKAIDGFATYAGPTPGFVEQVYLAHPRADSNGRTMAMLRNAAGDQAASMAWSVTELPYLTIWKNTAAAADGYVTGLEPATGFPFNRGVERKAGRLPKLAAGETRRFKIDCGWHVGSAAVQGAARQIAAIAGSAETVVERTPPALK